Proteins found in one Psychrilyobacter piezotolerans genomic segment:
- a CDS encoding hydrogenase iron-sulfur subunit codes for MSLDTNTNIIDKNEEFKPLIVAFCCNWCSYAGADLAGTSRLNYPANIKIIRVPCSCRVNINFVLRAFQNGADGVVIAGCHPGDCHYSTGNYHTRRRFSLITNLAEYVGVEKERFKVDWISAAEGNKFATVMNDILEDVYKLGPNKKLRDARWKI; via the coding sequence ATGTCATTAGATACTAATACTAATATAATCGATAAAAATGAGGAGTTCAAACCGTTAATAGTTGCATTTTGCTGCAATTGGTGCAGTTATGCAGGTGCTGACCTGGCTGGGACAAGCAGGTTAAACTATCCTGCTAACATAAAAATTATACGTGTTCCATGTTCTTGCAGGGTAAATATAAATTTTGTACTGAGAGCATTCCAGAATGGTGCTGACGGTGTAGTAATAGCCGGCTGTCACCCGGGAGACTGCCATTATTCTACTGGGAACTATCATACAAGACGTCGTTTTTCCCTTATAACAAATTTAGCAGAATATGTAGGGGTCGAAAAAGAACGTTTTAAAGTCGATTGGATCTCAGCAGCAGAAGGAAATAAATTTGCAACTGTAATGAACGATATATTAGAAGATGTTTATAAGCTCGGACCAAATAAAAAGTTGAGGGATGCCAGATGGAAAATATAA